A single genomic interval of Gossypium raimondii isolate GPD5lz chromosome 11, ASM2569854v1, whole genome shotgun sequence harbors:
- the LOC105803667 gene encoding DNA-directed RNA polymerase II subunit RPB1, giving the protein MDLRFPYSPAEVAKVRVVQFGILSPDEIRQMSVVQIEHSETTERGKPKVGGLSDPRLGTIDRKLKCETCTANMAECPGHFGHLELAKPMFHIGFMKTVLSIMRCVCFNCSKILADEEDHKFKQALKIKNPKNRLKKILDACKNKTKCEGGDEIDVQGQDAEEPVKKSRGGCGAQQPKLTIDGMKMIAEYKAQRKKNDDPEQLPEPVERKQTLTAERVLSVLKRISDEDCQLLGLNPKYARPDWMILQVLPIPPPPVRPSVMMDTSSRSEDDLTHALAMIIRHNENLRRQERNGSPAHIISEFAQLLQFHVATYFDNELPGLPRATQRSGRPIKSICSRLKAKEGRIRGNLMGKRVDFSARTVITPDPNINIDELGVPWSIALNLTYPETVTPYNIERLKELVEYGPHPPPGKTGAKYIIRDDGQRLDLRYLKKSSDHHLELGYKVERHLNDGDFVLFNRQPSLHKMSIMGHRIRIMPYSTFRLNLSVTSPYNADFDGDEMNMHVPQSFETRAEVLELMMVPKCIVSPQSNRPVMGIVQDTLLGCRKITKRDTFIEKDVFMNILMWWEDFDGKVPAPAILKPRPLWTGKQVFNLIIPKQINLLRTSAWHSESETGSITPGDTQVRIEKGEVLSGTLCKKTLGTSSGSLIHVIWEEVGPDAARKFLGHTQWLVNYWLLQNAFSIGIGDTIADASTMEKINETISKAKDDVKQLIVKAQNKDLEPEPGRTMMESFENKVNQVLNKARDDAGNSAQKSLSESNNLKAMVTAGSKGSFINISQMTACVGQQNVEGKRIPFGFIDRTLPHFTKDDYGPESRGFVENSYLRGLTPQEFFFHAMGGREGLIDTAVKTSETGYIQRRLVKAMEDIMVKYDGTVRNSLGDVIQFLYGEDGMDAVWIESQKLDSLKMKKSEFDRVFRYKIDDENWNPTSYMLPEHIEDLRTIQELRDVFDAEVNKLEADRYQLGTEIAVTGDSNWPLPVNLKRLIWNAQKTFKVDFRRVSDLHPVEIVDSVDKLQERLKVVPGADPLSVEAQKNATLFFCILLRSTLASKRVLQEYRLTKEAFEWVIGEIESRFLQSLVAPGEMIGCVAAQSIGEPATQMTLNTFHYAGVSAKNVTLGVPRLREIINVAKKIKTPSLSVYLSPEASKTKEKAKNVQCALEYTTLRSVTHATEVWYDPDPMSTIIEEDIDFVKSYYEMPDEEVAPEKISPWLLRIELNREMMVDKKLSMADIAEKINLEFDDDLTCIFNDDNAEKLILRIRIMNDEAPKGELNDESAEDDVFLKKIESNMLTEMALRGIPDINKVFIKHSKASKFDEADGYKTGEEWVLDTEGVNLLAVMCHEDVDARRTTSNHLIEVIEVLGIEAVRRSLLDELRVVISFDGSYVNYRHLAILCDTMTYRGHLMAITRHGINRNDTGPMMRCSFEETVDILLDAAVYAESDYLRGVTENIMLGQLAPIGTGDCALYLNDEMLKNAIELQLPSYMEGLEFGMTPARSPVSGTPYHEGMMSPSYLLSPNLRLSPISDAQFSPYVGGMAFSPTSSPGYSPSSPGYSPSSPGYSPTSPGYSPTSPGYSPTSPGYSPTSPTYSPSSPGYSPTSPAYSPTSPSYSPTSPSYSPTSPSYSPTSPSYSPTSPSYSPTSPSYSPTSPVYSPTSPAYSPTSPAYSPTSPSYSPTSPSYSPTSPSYSPTSPSYSPTSPSYSPTSPAYSPTSPGYSPTSPSYSPTSPSYSPTSPSYNPQSAKYSPSLAYSPSSPRLSPSSPYSPTSPNYSPTSPSYSPTSPSYSPSSPTYSPSSPYNSGVSPDYSPSSPQYSPSAGYSPSAPGYSPTSTSQYTPSNKDGRSNKDDRSKR; this is encoded by the exons ATGGATTTGCGATTCCCTTACTCTCCCGCGGAAGTCGCCAAGGTTCGCGTGGTCCAGTTCGGCATCCTCAGCCCCGacgaaatt CGGCAAATGTCAGTGGTGCAGATTGAGCACAGTGAAACGACGGAGAGAGGAAAACCCAAAGTAGGAGGTTTAAGTGACCCGCGACTGGGCACGATTGACAGGAAATTGAAGTGCGAGACGTGTACGGCTAACATGGCAGAGTGTCCAGGGCATTTTGGGCACTTGGAGCTTGCCAAGCCTATGTTTCATATTGGGTTTATGAAAACTGTGCTTAGTATTATGAGATGTGTCTGCTTCAATTGCTCCAAGATTCTCGCTGATGAG GAAGATCATAAATTTAAGCAAGCTTTGAAGATAAAGAATCCAAAGAACAGACTAAAAAAGATTTTAGATGCATGCAAGAATAAAACTAAATGTGAGGGTGGTGATGAAATTGATGTCCAAGGTCAAGATGCGGAGGAACCGGTAAAAAAGAGCCGTGGTGGCTGTGGTGCTCAGCAACCAAAGTTGACTATTGACGGTATGAAGATGATTGCTGAGTACAAGGCCCAAAGGAAGAAAAATGATGACCCGGAACAACTTCCTGAACCTGTGGAAAGAAAACAGACTCTAACAGCTGAACGG GTTCTTAGTGTCTTAAAGAGGATAAGTGATGAGGACTGCCAACTATTAGGTTTGAATCCCAAGTATGCCCGTCCAGATTGGATGATTCTTCAAGTACTTCCAATACCTCCACCTCCTGTGAGACCCTCTGTGATGATGGATACATCCTCTAGGAGTGAG GATGACTTAACACATGCATTGGCTATGATCATTCGGCACAATGAGAACTTGAGGAGACAGGAGAGGAACGGGTCACCTGCACATATCATATCTGAATTTGCACAGTTGTTGCAATTTCATGTTGCAACATATTTTGACAATGAGTTGCCTGGACTTCCAAGG GCTACACAGAGATCTGGGAGACCTATAAAATCTATTTGTAGTAGGCTTAAGGCGAAAGAGGGCCGGATTAGGGGTAACTTGATGGGGAAAAGGGTTGACTTTTCAGCTCGAACGGTAATTACACCAGATCCAAATATCAATATTGATGAACTTGGAGTACCTTGGAGTATTGCTTTAAATCTTACATATCCAGAAACTGTGACACCATATAACATTGAAAG GTTGAAAGAACTTGTGGAATATGGGCCTCATCCTCCACCTGGAAAGACTGGTGCTAAGTACATCATAAGAGATGATGGACAAAGGCTTGATCTTCGTTACCTAAAGAAAAGCAGTGATCATCACCTAGAACTTGGTTATAAG GTGGAGCGGCATTTAAATGACGGGGATTTTGTCCTTTTTAATCGTCAACCTAGTCTCCATAAAATGTCAATCATGGGCCACAGAATTAGGATCATGCCATACTCAACGTTCCGTCTAAATTTGTCAGTTACTTCACCATACAATGCTGATTTTGATGGTGATGAAATGAATATGCATGTTCCTCAATCATTTGAGACAAGAGCTGAGGTTTTGGAGCTCATGATGGTGCCTAAGTGCATTGTGTCTCCTCAATCAAATAGGCCAGTTATGGGGATTGTCCAGGATACACTTTTAGGATGCCGTAAAATCACCAAGAGGGATACCTTCATAGAAAAG GATGTTTTCATGAATATATTGATGTGGTGGGAAGACTTTGATGGGAAGGTTCCTGCACCTGCAATTCTAAAGCCACGACCACTTTGGACGGGGAAGCAGGTTTTTAATCTTATCATACCAAAACagataaatctattgagaactTCTGCATGGCATTCAGAAAGTGAAACTGGGTCTATCACCCCTGGGGATACTCAAGTGCGAATAGAAAAAGGGGAGGTGCTATCTGGCACTCTTTGCAAGAAAACACTTGGAACATCTTCTGGAAGTCTTATACATGTAATTTG gGAAGAGGTAGGTCCAGATGCAGCCCGGAAATTTTTGGGACATACACAATGGCTTGTCAATTATTGGCTGCTGCAGAATGCCTTTAGTATTGGTATCGGGGATACAATAGCTGATGCATCAACGatggaaaaaattaatgaaaccATTTCTAAAGCCAAAGACGATGTGAAACAGCTTATTGTTAAAGCCCAAAACAAGGATTTAGAGCCTGAACCTGGAAGAACTATGATGGAGTCCTTTGAAAACAAAGTTAACCAG GTGTTGAATAAAGCTCGTGACGATGCAGGAAACAGTGCACAAAAAAGTTTGTCTGAAAGCAATAACCTGAAGGCGATGGTTACTGCAGGATCGAAGGGAAGTTTCATTAACATATCCCAAATGACAGCTTGTGTTGGTCAGCAGAATGTTGAGGGAAAGCGAATACCATTTGGGTTCATAGATCGTACATTGCCTCATTTTACCAAGGACGATTATGGCCCCGAAAGTCGTGGTTTTGTGGAGAACTCTTACCTGCGTGGTTTGACCCCACAAGAGTTCTTTTTTCATGCCATGGGTGGTAGAGAAGGTCTCATAGATACTGCAGTTAAGACTTCTGAGACTGGGTACATACAGAGGCGACTCGTGAAGGCTATGGAGGATATTATGGTTAAATATGATGGAACTGTGAGGAACTCATTGGGGGATGTTATTCAATTCCTCTACGGTGAAGATGGTATGGATGCTGTATGGATAGAATCTCAGAAGCTGGATTCTTTGAAGATGAAGAAATCAGAATTTGATAGGGTCTTCAGATATAAAATAGATGATGAAAACTGGAATCCAACTTCTTACATGTTACCAGAGCATATTGAAGACTTGAGAACCATCCAAGAATTGCGTGATGTGTTTGATGCTGAAGTTAATAAACTTGAAGCTGATAGATACCAGCTTGGAACAGAGATTGCAGTCACAGGTGATAGTAATTGGCCTTTGCCTGTTAACTTGAAGAGGCTTATCTGGAATGCACAGAAGACTTTCAAGGTTGACTTTCGAAGGGTGTCAGATTTGCATCCAGTGGAAATTGTAGATTCTGTTGATAAGCTCCAGGAAAGGTTAAAGGTTGTTCCAGGTGCGGATCCTCTGAGTGTGGAAGCCCAAAAGAATGCTACCCTCTTCTTTTGCATTTTGCTCCGCAGTACTTTGGCTAGTAAAAGGGTGTTGCAGGAGTATAGATTGACGAAAGAAGCATTTGAGTGGGTTATTGGAGAAATAGAGTCACGGTTCTTACAGTCCCTAGTGGCACCCGGTGAGATGATAGGTTGTGTTGCTGCTCAATCAATTGGTGAGCCCGCTACTCAAATGACTCTCAACACCTTCCACTATGCTGGTGTGAGTGCAAAGAATGTTACCCTTGGTGTCCCCAGGTTGAGGGAAATTATTAATGTAGCCAAGAAAATCAAGACACCTTCTCTTTCTGTCTACCTCTCTCCCGAAGCAAGTAAAACTAAGGAGAAGGCCAAGAATGTCCAGTGTGCTTTAGAATACACTACTCTTCGGAGTGTTACGCACGCTACCGAAGTATGGTATGATCCGGATCCAATGAGCACAATTATTGAGGAGGATATTGACTTCGTTAAGTCTTACTATGAAATGCCAGATGAAGAGGTTGCACCAGAAAAGATCTCCCCTTGGCTGCTTCGAATAGAGTTGAATCGTGAGATGATGGTCGATAAGAAATTGAGTATGGCTGACATAGCTGAGAAGATCAACCtggaatttgatgatgatttgaCTTGCATATTTAATGATGACAATGCAGAGAAGTTGATCTTACGTATCCGCATCATGAATGATGAAGCCCCAAAGGGTGAATTGAATGATGAGTCTGCTGAGGATGATGTGTTCTTGAAGAAGATTGAGAGTAACATGCTGACAGAAATGGCCCTTCGAGGTATCCCAGACATCAACAAGGTGTTCATTAAACATAGTAAAGCAAGCAAATTTGATGAGGCTGATGGGTATAAGACTGGGGAGGAGTGGGTGCTGGATACAGAAGGTGTCAATCTCTTGGCTGTCATGTGCCATGAAGATGTTGATGCAAGGAGAACAACAAGCAATCACTTGATTGAAGTTATTGAAGTTCTTGGAATCGAAGCAGTTCGTCGGTCCTTGTTGGATGAATTGCGGGTTGTGATATCGTTTGATGGGTCTTATGTGAATTATCGGCATCTAGCTATCCTTTGTGATACAATGACCTATCGTGGTCACTTGATGGCCATCACCCGTCATGGCATCAACCGTAATGATACAGGGCCTATGATGAGGTGCTCATTTGAAGAAACTGTTGATATTCTCCTTGATGCTGCTGTTTATGCCGAGTCGGATTATTTGAGGGGTGTAACAGAGAATATAATGTTGGGCCAGCTTGCACCAATTGGCACGGGAGACTGTGCCTTGTATCTCAATGATGAGATGTTGAAGAATGCCATTGAACTTCAGCTACCTAGTTACATGGAAGGTCTGGAATTTGGCATGACACCTGCACGTTCTCCAGTGTCAGGAACTCCTTATCATGAAGGCATGATGTCTCCAAGTTACTTGCTGAGCCCAAATCTCCGTCTCTCACCCATTTCAGATGCACAGTTCTCGCCTTATGTTGGTGGAATGGCATTCTCTCCTACGTCATCCCCCGGTTACAGCCCATCATCTCCTGGATACAGTCCGTCATCACCTGGTTACAGTCCTACCTCTCCTGGTTACAGTCCTACATCTCCTGGGTACAGTCCCACCTCTCCTGGTTACAGCCCCACATCACCTACTTACAGTCCTAGCTCACCAGGATACAGTCCGACAAGTCCAGCCTACTCTCCTACCAGCCCCTCATATTCTCCAACCTCACCAAGCTATAGCCCTACCTCTCCAAGTTACAGCCCTACATCTCCAAGTTACAGTCCCACATCCCCCAGTTACAGTCCCACTTCACCTAGCTACAGCCCCACTTCACCCGTATATAGCCCCACTTCTCCTGCATATAGCCCCACTTCTCCTGCATATAGCCCCACTTCTCCATCGTACAGCCCCACATCTCCATCATACAGCCCCACATCTCCTTCGTACAGCCCCACATCTCCTTCCTATAGCCCCACATCTCCTTCATATAGCCCCACTTCACCCGCTTATAGCCCCACTTCTCCTGGGTACAGTCCAACCTCACCAAGTTACAGTCCCACATCACCAAGCTATAGCCCTACCTCTCCAAGTTACAACCCGCAGTCAGCCAAGTACAGTCCGTCTCTGGCATACTCACCAAGTAGTCCAAGGTTGTCTCCTTCCAGTCCTTACAGTCCAACATCACCTAATTACAG TCCAACATCACCATCATACTCACCAACTTCTCCATCTTATTCCCCTTCAAGTCCAACATACAGTCCTAGCAG CCCATACAACTCTGGAGTGAGCCCAGACTACAGCCCAAGCTCGCCACAGTACAG TCCAAGTGCTGGGTATTCTCCTAGTGCCCCTGGATATTCACCAACATCAACTAGTCAGTACACTCCAAGCAACAAGGATGGTAGAAGCAATAAGGATGACAGGAGTAAACGATAA